The proteins below are encoded in one region of Rickettsiales bacterium Ac37b:
- a CDS encoding conjugal transfer pilus assembly protein TraU has product MSKGLAYFCLIILFISTNITISHAKRCTGHFVNPITDINWKCLFPITLGSIEIIGSDLVDTKNPSSPICICPKGGVPVPGIVGGFFEPARMVDISAEPYCFVNMGGMKIDMGMERHQGGRPKASSSQISRWYAHYYIYPIIYLLEIFTDFVCLQETNFDPLWITELDPTGLDDELSAILHPEAFLFNNITAQSACSVDCVSATSKGKPVDSLYWCAGCQGTMYPMNGSVNAHIGGIQASLNVAEKITFKLHRQGMAHESTSSDANKICTKHLAPLMKKSHYRYQLVNPDTSKCAPFGKSTSFFEANKERPIIGEDFGYLLWRKKSCCIF; this is encoded by the coding sequence ATGAGTAAGGGGTTAGCTTATTTTTGTCTTATCATACTATTTATATCTACAAATATAACTATCTCACATGCTAAAAGATGTACAGGTCATTTTGTAAATCCGATCACAGATATTAATTGGAAATGTTTATTTCCAATTACGTTGGGCTCTATAGAAATAATTGGAAGTGATTTAGTAGATACTAAGAATCCAAGTTCTCCAATATGTATTTGTCCAAAAGGAGGAGTACCAGTGCCAGGTATAGTGGGTGGCTTCTTTGAGCCTGCTCGAATGGTTGACATATCAGCTGAACCATATTGTTTTGTAAATATGGGTGGTATGAAGATTGATATGGGGATGGAGAGGCATCAAGGTGGAAGACCTAAAGCATCAAGTAGTCAAATATCAAGATGGTATGCTCATTATTATATATATCCGATAATATATTTGCTTGAGATATTTACAGATTTTGTGTGCTTACAAGAAACCAACTTTGATCCGCTGTGGATAACAGAGCTTGATCCAACGGGTCTAGATGATGAATTATCAGCTATATTACATCCAGAAGCATTTTTATTTAATAACATAACAGCACAAAGTGCCTGCAGTGTAGACTGTGTATCAGCAACTTCTAAGGGTAAGCCTGTAGATTCATTATACTGGTGTGCTGGATGTCAAGGTACGATGTATCCTATGAATGGCAGTGTTAATGCTCATATAGGAGGGATACAGGCGTCTTTAAATGTAGCAGAAAAAATTACATTTAAACTACACAGGCAAGGAATGGCTCATGAGTCAACTAGTTCTGATGCTAATAAGATATGTACAAAACATTTAGCACCGCTGATGAAAAAAAGTCATTATAGGTATCAGCTTGTAAATCCAGATACATCTAAATGTGCTCCATTTGGAAAAAGCACTAGTTTTTTTGAGGCAAATAAAGAAAGACCTATTATAGGTGAGGATTTCGGCTATTTGCTATGGAGGAAGAAATCATGCTGTATTTTTTAG
- a CDS encoding conjugal transfer pilus assembly protein TraW, translating into MRGYLVEICFLLLFMFVLIKFSYAKDFGVQGHIFPIIEEDILKLIEKRLSELDMEKINHDMQEKTKDYIENPKSVAGIKTAKESKIFYFDPTYVLKENIYDHENNLLHSEGTKVNPLEQVSLEESLLFIDGLDERQVNLALKLAKEKDNKVKIILTSGSPLKLQREHKKWIYFDQGGIITSKLSIIEVPALVEQEGVNLKISILGEDSYE; encoded by the coding sequence ATGCGTGGTTACTTAGTAGAAATATGTTTTTTATTATTATTTATGTTTGTTCTAATTAAGTTTAGCTACGCTAAAGATTTTGGGGTTCAGGGGCATATATTTCCGATCATAGAAGAGGATATTTTAAAGTTAATAGAAAAACGTTTATCTGAATTAGACATGGAGAAAATAAACCATGATATGCAAGAAAAAACAAAGGATTATATTGAAAATCCAAAATCAGTCGCAGGCATTAAAACTGCTAAAGAATCAAAGATATTTTACTTTGATCCCACGTATGTTTTAAAAGAAAATATATATGATCATGAAAACAATTTACTTCATAGTGAAGGCACTAAGGTAAATCCTTTAGAACAGGTTTCTTTAGAGGAGAGTTTATTATTTATCGATGGATTAGATGAGAGACAAGTGAATCTTGCTCTTAAATTAGCAAAAGAGAAAGATAATAAGGTAAAGATAATACTAACATCTGGTAGCCCGCTAAAACTGCAAAGAGAGCATAAAAAATGGATATATTTTGATCAAGGTGGAATTATCACGAGTAAATTATCAATTATTGAAGTACCAGCTTTAGTAGAGCAGGAGGGAGTAAATCTTAAGATTAGTATCTTAGGGGAAGATAGTTATGAGTAA